The following coding sequences are from one Mercenaria mercenaria strain notata unplaced genomic scaffold, MADL_Memer_1 contig_2777, whole genome shotgun sequence window:
- the LOC123537478 gene encoding nucleoprotein TPR-like, whose product MGNTNVSKAQVEKCLEKEKIIDASMVSLAYSLDCWYASAGVLTEYLKSQETHSPDATARSTLDNQRLFLDQQMLLMTTVLHNKDNAAQSLCDFLHFTRESIRLIECTNIKDSPGLTLDKYLSKSNEFQPVFEKATRGLVEQNRQLKEDIEFCNRNERSLREENTILTEKNIVLEALSDNLRTEKEKLEKQTFELREKVWTITNETKVSQQLVETLKAELTNVVADKNKEIKRYMSSETEKDKRVENLIAELEQSKKVRAELETNLTAQQQRHSKHIDEKDYEIERLKTEINKKEDERIHFNTAKLKHDFQKLTHEFQEKTNTLKSAEQEVSKLQLQIQEMESFRSQTENLTTENQKLKKQLQQAQAGFSCETERLSTETKKLEQQLHETQRNLSSETERLSTENKKLEQQLHETQRNLSSEIERLSAENKKLEQQLHETQRNLSSETERLSKEKQLLQQAQRDFSSETERLSTEKQNMKQQLEQARTDFISETERLSTERETLKQQLQDTQSDLESHKEKNKLYLKTIIEEKEKKKCLETERDEFANLIQRKEKDLEELQIQLSAINHANSELKENMESAASTISSLKRSNTRLLEDKNNLKQELEKFKSKRVIQVQIYYTRRGGLITTVEEELICLLKSKMDQEGKLELEFIKRMNATDVNPNMPLLLLCICASRIGTDAANTIQGLNITSKMSLLIFHHKDEHALPNQASYQVLTGKEYTMLGGVCDFAFLTGKGIYTCPMNNASIEKIINFIHSEGERKFSDSK is encoded by the exons ATGGGAAATACAAATGTCAGCAAAGCACAAGTAGAGAAATGTTTG gaaaaagagaaaataatagaTGCATCGATGGTCAGTTTAGCATATTCTCTGGATTGTTGGTATGCATCAGCTGGTGTTTTGACAGAATATCTGAAAAGTCAGGAAACCCATTCACCAG aCGCTACTGCACGTTCAACATTGGATAATCAACGCTTGTTCCTGGACCAGCAAATGCTGCTTATG ACGACTGTTTTGCACAATAAAGATAATGCGGCGCAATCACTGTGTGACTTTTTGCATTTTACCAGGGAGTCCATTCGTTTAATCGAATGTACCAATATCAAAGACTCACCAGGCTTAACATTAGATAAATATTTGTCAAAGTCAAACGAATTTCAGCCGGTGTTTGAAAAAGCTACTAGAGGATTGGTAGAACAAAACAGGCAACTGAAAGAGGACATCGAATTTTGCAAcagaaatgaaagaagtttaCGTGAAGAGAATACTATACTGACAGAGAAAAATATAGTACTTGAAGCTTTGAGTGACAATTTAcgaacagaaaaagaaaaactagaaaaacagACTTTTGAACTAAGGGAAAAGGTGTGGACTATAACAAATGAAACGAAAGTCTCACAACAGCTCGTAGAAACTTTGAAAGCAGAGCTTACCAACGTAGTTGCTGACAAAAACAAGGAAATTAAGCGTTACATGTCATCCGAAACTGAGAAAGACAAAAGAGTCGAAAACTTGATTGCAGAACTTGAGCAGTCGAAGAAAGTGCGAGCTGAATTAGAAACCAATTTAACTGCACAACAGCAGCGACATTCAAAGCATATCGATGAGAAAGACTATGAGATAGAAAGacttaaaacagaaataaacaagaaagaaGATGAAAGGATACATTTTAACACGGCAAAACTAAAACATGACTTCCAGAAACTTACTCacgaatttcaagaaaaaacaaatacattgaaaTCAGCGGAACAAGAAGTGAGTAAGCTGCAACTGCAGATACAGGAAATGGAATCATTCAGATCCCAGACAGAAAACCTTACAACAGAAAATCAGAAATTGAAAAAGCAGTTACAACAGGCACAGGCAGGCTTCAGTTGCGAGACTGAACGCCTTTCAACAGAAACCAAGAAGTTGGAACAGCAGTTACATGAGACACAGAGAAACCTCAGTTCCGAGACTGAACGCCTTTCAACAGAAAACAAGAAGTTGGAACAGCAGTTACATGAGACACAGAGAAACCTCAGTTCCGAGATTGAACGCCTTTCAGCAGAAAACAAGAAGTTGGAACAGCAGTTACATGAGACACAGAGAAACCTCAGTTCCGAGACTGAACGCCTTTCAAAAGAAAAGCAACTGTTACAACAGGCACAGAGAGACTTCAGTTCCGAGACTGAACGCCTTtcaacagaaaaacaaaacatgaaacaacAGTTAGAACAGGCACGGACAGACTTCATATCCGAGACTGAACGCCTTTCAACAGAAAGAGAAACATTGAAACAGCAGTTACAAGACACACAGAGTGACTTAGAGAgtcataaagaaaaaaataagctatatttaaaaacaattatagaagaaaaagaaaagaagaaatgtCTAGAAACTGAACGGGATGAATTTGCAAATTTAATACAGAGGAAAGAAAAGGACTTAGAAGAGTTGCAAATACAGCTGTCTGCAATAAATCACGCCAACTCGGAActgaaggaaaatatggaaagtGCTGCATCAACTATTTCTTCATTGAAACGCAGTAATACCCGTCTTCTGGAAGACAAAAACAACTTAAAGCAAGAGCTTGAAAAGTTTAAGAGCAAAAGGGTAATCCAAG TGCAAATTTATTACACTCGGAGAGGTGGGCTAATTACGACTGTTGAAGAGGAGCTAATTTGTTTGCTGAAGAGTAAAATGGACCAAGAGGGCAAGCTTGAATTAGAGTTCATCAAACGAATGAACGCGACCGACGTGAATCCAAACATGCCACTACTGCTTCTATGCATCTGTGCTTCAAGAATCGGAACAGATGCAGCAAATACAATACAAGGCCTAAATa tAACGTCCAAAATGTCGTTGCTGATATTTCATCACAAAGATGAGCATGCTCTACCTAACCAAGCGAGCTATCAAGTTTTAACCGGAAAGGAGTATACAATGTTAGGGGGTGTATGCGACTTCGCTTTCTTGACAGGGAAAGGAATTTATACCTGCCCGATGAATAACGCAAGTATTGAgaagatcataaattttattcattCAGAAGGCGAAAGAAAGTTTTCTGACAGCaagtga